One segment of Candidatus Thorarchaeota archaeon DNA contains the following:
- a CDS encoding alpha/beta hydrolase encodes MPYETVGDIDIYYEVHGPSDAPTLICIEGWGYSLWMWFRQIPTFKEKYRCVVFDNRGVGRSSMPDYPYTMEMFANDTIGLMDALDIPSAHILGISMGGFIAQQVAISYPEKVRSLVLGSTSFAGPNSISADDKTQALMFASPTETLSKEQAMEMRYSVTFSPNFYEENKPLIEQIMEWREKRPQPLYARGHQASATLGLNLEPEVEEISCPVLVIHGDSDFIVPPKNAEMLAEALPKAKLILVEDGPHLSFIEYYEKFNEEVLNFLDAVEDGSFTPESKGEIV; translated from the coding sequence TTGCCGTATGAGACAGTAGGTGACATAGATATCTACTACGAAGTTCATGGACCATCTGATGCTCCAACACTTATCTGCATAGAGGGGTGGGGCTATTCCCTCTGGATGTGGTTTCGACAAATTCCTACTTTCAAAGAAAAATACAGGTGTGTCGTCTTTGATAATCGAGGAGTAGGCAGAAGCTCGATGCCCGATTATCCATATACAATGGAGATGTTTGCCAATGATACCATTGGTCTGATGGACGCATTGGATATCCCAAGCGCACATATCCTCGGAATATCGATGGGCGGCTTTATTGCGCAGCAGGTGGCCATTTCGTATCCAGAGAAGGTTCGTAGTTTAGTTCTTGGCTCCACAAGTTTTGCCGGTCCGAATTCTATCTCTGCTGATGACAAGACGCAGGCCCTGATGTTTGCCAGTCCAACTGAGACGTTATCAAAAGAGCAGGCCATGGAAATGCGCTATAGTGTCACTTTCAGCCCGAACTTCTATGAAGAAAACAAACCTCTGATAGAGCAAATCATGGAATGGCGAGAAAAGCGTCCTCAGCCCTTGTACGCGCGGGGACATCAAGCTTCTGCAACGCTGGGTCTAAATCTTGAGCCGGAAGTTGAGGAGATATCCTGTCCAGTGCTTGTTATCCATGGTGATAGCGATTTTATTGTTCCACCAAAGAATGCAGAGATGCTGGCTGAAGCTCTGCCAAAAGCGAAATTGATACTCGTAGAGGACGGCCCCCATTTGAGCTTCATTGAATACTACGAGAAATTCAATGAGGAAGTGTTGAACTTCCTTGATGCAGTTGAGGACGGTTCATTTACTCCTGAATCCAAGGGGGAGATAGTCTAG
- a CDS encoding ketoacyl-ACP synthase III, whose translation MEHSALITGLGMYVPKKTVTNQEIEDMLDRPGTGDWLVENVGIKERRVMAENETTSDLALHASREALENADVSPEDLDLIILGTDTPDYLSPATSVVLQYKLGAKNAGTFDVNCACAGFVTSLDVGSRYIQTDSTLESVLVVGAYGMTKFVDWTDHYTCTMFADGAGAVVLEPSDEHEGIITSKLIADGSYYDHVGVYVGGTAEPPTIEAIENDQHHLAFRKRFPADTNLQHWPGLTRECVLKANLTLEDIDWFFFTQINIRTIEAVMEELSIPFERTHTVMDKWGYTGSACIALAMYDAVDQGKLPPPGQGNGEYIALCSSGGGFNMAAAVLRWW comes from the coding sequence ATGGAACATTCGGCGTTAATTACTGGTTTAGGCATGTATGTGCCTAAGAAGACTGTAACAAATCAAGAAATAGAAGATATGCTCGATCGCCCGGGAACAGGCGACTGGTTGGTAGAGAACGTTGGTATCAAAGAACGTCGCGTTATGGCTGAGAATGAAACCACATCAGATCTTGCTCTCCACGCAAGCCGCGAGGCGCTAGAGAATGCAGATGTGAGCCCAGAAGACCTTGATTTAATCATACTTGGTACTGACACGCCCGATTATCTCTCCCCAGCAACATCAGTCGTACTTCAGTACAAGCTGGGTGCTAAGAACGCTGGAACCTTTGATGTCAATTGTGCCTGTGCAGGATTTGTCACCTCTCTGGATGTTGGTTCTCGGTACATACAGACGGATAGCACATTAGAGTCGGTTTTGGTTGTTGGAGCATATGGGATGACCAAATTCGTTGACTGGACGGATCACTATACATGCACGATGTTTGCTGATGGTGCAGGAGCTGTAGTGTTGGAACCCAGCGACGAACACGAGGGAATCATCACCTCGAAACTTATCGCGGATGGCTCCTATTATGATCATGTGGGGGTCTACGTTGGAGGAACTGCTGAACCACCCACGATTGAAGCCATTGAAAACGATCAACACCATCTTGCCTTTCGCAAGCGTTTCCCAGCAGATACCAATCTTCAGCACTGGCCTGGATTGACGAGAGAGTGCGTGTTAAAGGCCAATCTGACCCTTGAGGATATTGATTGGTTCTTTTTTACACAGATAAACATCCGTACCATCGAGGCTGTTATGGAGGAGCTTAGTATTCCCTTTGAGAGGACTCACACAGTCATGGACAAATGGGGCTATACAGGATCAGCTTGTATTGCATTGGCCATGTATGACGCCGTTGACCAAGGGAAGCTTCCCCCTCCCGGTCAAGGAAACGGAGAATATATCGCGCTCTGTTCTTCTGGAGGTGGTTTCAATATGGCAGCTGCCGTTTTAAGATGGTGGTAA
- a CDS encoding ABC transporter substrate-binding protein — MNSIAFVLAFFERSRNRPLESTEKTFSIASSSHTEQIYTGILSIYGKALSISCLDMGEENMNKTKLISASISMLLLVSMCLPAVLVRPAAAQDEEPIKIGVFAPFTTAGLSFYAPWTKQGFELGMVYATSEMGYENENKTEAGRPYEIIYYDTKGSPTEAASLVTSAIETDGIDIIVGGTYSSVAAAIAPIAEEYEKLYFISPAADTTLTAENFNPYIFRIARNNWHDAYAGVTYAMDYLNYTDFAFLAADYSFGYSGVQSMTEVIEEKGGNVRSIQYAPLTANDFSPYIFNLQDADDTYDIEYLFVIWAGDFSFLYEDLETYDLAADMEISGACIDILSMNVIEASLTPPATYEGSTGLCLYGYELPDNDVNDWMVEQHVERNIMPNGAFGLTYRVPELFTASGFATAQFLVNVTNAVPDLNTNDMIMHLEQGLTIDCPKGPTYLRPEDHQGLAEMYIAEAWKDDRSGSETEGFIIAKHVETLDRFTVAPPVASNYTPMTTTAPLPPIPFDPLVVGVVAVVAVVALVVIFWIGKSRGS, encoded by the coding sequence ATGAATTCAATAGCATTTGTCTTGGCTTTCTTCGAAAGAAGTAGGAATAGACCTCTTGAATCCACAGAAAAGACATTCAGTATTGCTTCGTCAAGTCATACTGAACAGATATATACCGGCATTCTAAGTATATATGGAAAAGCACTGAGTATTTCGTGCTTGGATATGGGAGAAGAGAATATGAACAAGACTAAACTGATTTCTGCTTCTATTTCGATGCTCTTGTTAGTATCTATGTGTCTACCTGCTGTCCTTGTAAGACCAGCTGCTGCACAAGACGAAGAGCCTATAAAAATAGGCGTCTTTGCACCTTTCACAACTGCTGGCCTTTCATTTTATGCACCATGGACAAAGCAAGGCTTCGAACTAGGAATGGTCTATGCCACATCGGAGATGGGGTATGAAAACGAGAATAAGACTGAAGCAGGTCGGCCCTATGAAATCATATACTATGATACAAAGGGTTCACCGACCGAAGCAGCATCGCTCGTGACATCCGCAATCGAAACAGACGGCATTGACATAATCGTTGGAGGAACCTATAGTAGCGTTGCCGCAGCAATTGCTCCTATTGCCGAAGAGTACGAGAAATTGTATTTCATAAGTCCGGCTGCTGATACCACACTAACTGCGGAGAACTTCAATCCGTATATATTCCGCATTGCGAGGAATAACTGGCATGATGCCTATGCAGGTGTGACTTATGCAATGGATTATCTCAACTACACGGACTTTGCATTCTTGGCTGCTGACTATTCCTTCGGGTATAGTGGCGTCCAATCAATGACAGAAGTAATAGAAGAGAAAGGTGGTAATGTGCGAAGCATTCAGTATGCACCGCTTACAGCCAATGACTTCTCGCCGTACATCTTCAATCTCCAGGATGCCGATGATACGTACGATATCGAATATCTGTTTGTCATCTGGGCTGGTGACTTCTCATTTCTGTATGAAGATTTGGAGACTTATGATCTTGCGGCAGACATGGAAATCTCTGGAGCATGCATTGATATCCTGTCTATGAACGTTATTGAGGCAAGTTTGACCCCTCCTGCGACCTATGAGGGTTCTACTGGTCTCTGCCTGTATGGTTATGAGCTGCCAGATAACGATGTCAACGACTGGATGGTAGAGCAACACGTCGAAAGGAACATCATGCCCAATGGAGCCTTCGGATTAACCTACCGTGTTCCGGAGCTATTTACCGCAAGCGGGTTTGCCACGGCTCAGTTCTTGGTGAACGTGACTAATGCAGTTCCTGATCTCAACACTAATGACATGATTATGCATCTGGAACAGGGACTCACCATCGATTGTCCGAAAGGCCCAACATATCTCCGGCCAGAGGACCACCAGGGACTTGCAGAGATGTACATTGCTGAGGCGTGGAAGGATGATCGATCCGGATCTGAAACAGAAGGTTTCATCATTGCAAAGCATGTTGAGACCCTTGACAGATTTACTGTCGCACCTCCAGTGGCATCTAACTATACGCCTATGACTACTACTGCTCCACTACCTCCAATACCCTTTGACCCATTGGTTGTCGGTGTGGTTGCGGTTGTTGCTGTTGTGGCATTAGTTGTCATATTTTGGATAGGAAAATCCCGGGGGTCCTAG
- a CDS encoding long-chain fatty acid--CoA ligase — translation MANQFDYLSKREVYSAEDEAIFDVGTGRRYTYREFNQRSNQVANFLQQTIGFRKGDRLCILAYNSLEYWETFFGCQKCGGIFSPLNWRLVARELEHLVNDLAPSVVCYDANMADVVHELEDGVSVDYWVSLDHTESRLDGSLDYEDVVGDASTNPPEDVDLSYEDAMGIMYTGGTTGLPKGAMITYRHVAFNTLNTIRDILPGDVYINHLPLFHVGGLYVYAIPNFILGGKVIQMERWDVETLIELINNERPNFFFAVPTQYRMLMNNPNFASIDFSSVRFLTSGGEPLPLDIIKTFSQTHGVKFKQGFGMTEVGPGCFALDPWHAQDKVGSIGTPNFFIDAKVVDPETGEECSANENGELLFKGPTVTTGYWNRPELNKNLLDEDGWFRTGDIVYFDEEGFFYVVDRLKDMFISGGENVYPREIEKLLEEHPKVAEVQVIGVPHPKWGEVGRALVVQESGGDVTENEILNFCKGKLAKFKIPKSVVFVESFEPYISGAGKILKRKLREDFGQEED, via the coding sequence TTGGCAAATCAATTTGATTATCTATCTAAAAGAGAGGTTTACTCTGCTGAAGATGAAGCTATTTTTGATGTAGGGACTGGAAGAAGATATACGTACAGGGAGTTCAACCAACGATCAAATCAAGTAGCCAACTTCCTGCAACAGACAATCGGATTTCGCAAGGGCGACCGGCTTTGCATTCTTGCATACAATAGCCTGGAATATTGGGAGACATTTTTTGGTTGTCAGAAGTGTGGAGGCATTTTCAGTCCACTCAATTGGCGTCTTGTGGCCCGAGAGCTGGAGCATCTGGTCAATGACCTTGCCCCTTCAGTGGTGTGCTATGACGCAAATATGGCTGACGTTGTGCATGAGCTGGAAGACGGAGTAAGTGTAGACTATTGGGTTTCATTGGACCACACTGAATCCAGACTGGATGGCTCTCTGGATTACGAAGATGTAGTCGGCGATGCATCCACCAACCCTCCTGAAGATGTAGACCTTTCCTATGAAGATGCAATGGGGATTATGTATACGGGGGGAACAACAGGGCTGCCGAAAGGGGCTATGATTACCTACAGGCACGTCGCATTCAATACTCTCAACACCATTCGTGATATTCTCCCCGGCGACGTCTACATCAACCATCTACCACTATTCCATGTTGGGGGACTATACGTGTATGCTATACCCAATTTCATTCTTGGGGGGAAGGTCATTCAGATGGAAAGATGGGATGTTGAGACACTGATTGAACTCATCAACAACGAGCGACCGAATTTCTTCTTTGCTGTTCCAACACAGTATAGAATGCTCATGAATAATCCTAATTTTGCGTCCATAGATTTCAGTAGTGTTCGTTTCTTAACATCTGGAGGTGAGCCTTTGCCATTGGATATCATAAAGACATTCAGTCAGACGCATGGTGTCAAGTTCAAACAAGGATTCGGGATGACCGAAGTTGGTCCTGGCTGTTTCGCTTTGGACCCCTGGCATGCTCAAGATAAGGTGGGCAGTATTGGAACTCCTAATTTCTTCATAGATGCGAAGGTCGTTGATCCTGAAACCGGAGAGGAATGTAGTGCAAACGAGAATGGTGAGCTCTTGTTTAAAGGCCCCACAGTCACAACAGGCTATTGGAATAGACCAGAACTGAATAAGAACCTCTTAGATGAAGATGGATGGTTCAGAACTGGTGATATTGTCTACTTCGATGAGGAAGGATTCTTTTACGTCGTGGACCGTCTCAAGGACATGTTCATCTCAGGTGGCGAAAATGTCTACCCTCGCGAGATTGAGAAGCTACTGGAGGAGCATCCTAAGGTTGCCGAGGTACAGGTTATTGGAGTCCCCCATCCTAAGTGGGGCGAAGTGGGACGTGCTCTTGTTGTCCAAGAATCTGGGGGAGATGTCACGGAGAATGAGATACTGAATTTTTGTAAGGGGAAACTTGCAAAGTTCAAAATACCGAAATCTGTAGTTTTTGTGGAGAGCTTCGAACCCTATATTTCGGGAGCTGGAAAAATCTTGAAGCGAAAATTGCGGGAAGATTTCGGGCAGGAGGAAGATTAG
- a CDS encoding alpha/beta fold hydrolase has translation MPISNVNGIDFYYEIHGEGEPVVFGNGIFSNTLGWVNQLPAFSKHHQVILYDMRGQGQSDKPDGEYTFEMHADDQMTLLENLGITKVHHVGISYGAELGLVFALKYPDAVRSLVACSAVSEINPLLRDMCLLWRYACEVEDAEMFYRATVPLNFAETFIREQTDILEKAKERYKTLDFPALVRLLDAFLMLDITNRLPEIRAPTCIIAGEQDILKPAYPYSQLIHDKIPDSEMTIIPDSGHAITFEQPDEFNSICLGFLRKK, from the coding sequence ATGCCCATTAGCAATGTGAATGGAATAGATTTCTACTATGAAATCCATGGTGAAGGTGAACCTGTTGTTTTTGGTAATGGTATCTTCTCAAACACTCTAGGCTGGGTAAACCAGCTTCCGGCTTTCTCTAAGCACCATCAAGTCATACTCTATGATATGCGTGGGCAAGGACAGAGCGATAAACCGGACGGAGAGTATACCTTCGAAATGCACGCAGATGACCAGATGACTCTTCTTGAGAATCTAGGCATAACCAAGGTTCATCATGTTGGAATCAGCTATGGGGCTGAGTTAGGCTTAGTTTTTGCATTGAAATATCCCGACGCGGTTAGGAGCCTTGTAGCTTGTAGTGCTGTTTCTGAAATTAATCCCCTTCTCCGTGATATGTGCCTGCTGTGGCGTTATGCATGCGAGGTTGAAGATGCTGAGATGTTCTATCGGGCGACGGTGCCACTTAATTTCGCAGAAACCTTCATTCGAGAACAGACAGATATTCTTGAGAAGGCAAAAGAGCGCTACAAAACACTGGATTTTCCCGCACTTGTGCGACTACTTGATGCGTTCCTGATGCTTGATATCACGAATCGATTACCTGAAATCAGAGCACCGACTTGCATTATTGCCGGCGAGCAAGACATCTTGAAGCCAGCTTATCCGTATTCTCAGCTGATTCACGACAAAATTCCTGATTCAGAAATGACCATTATTCCTGATTCGGGCCACGCAATTACTTTTGAGCAACCTGATGAATTCAATAGCATTTGTCTTGGCTTTCTTCGAAAGAAGTAG
- a CDS encoding branched-chain amino acid ABC transporter permease encodes RRAGLLNFGHVALFGVGAYFMAFTLDASVLPPPLNLIASIPYPLTILLAMMVGAGLGFVMGLTTSRMKGTAFAFIALAIAMFIYNFFAGSPDISGGETGLGVSTPAILRTAPVYLLYVCLAFIFIAGFFGMVVLYVKERAESIGLVLLSPVMIAFTGILLIFGVNILGPILVFVSFLMMIVLYWMERKASIEDPLQFSEKTSTQSGENGTVNSLTSSILPIAIMATALIGVFITFGTNIFEMVSLWIANSQTFYYTIPVQYYLVLTSVMIVYIFMKRLVVSPFGRMVVAVAQNEERAQALGYNSYFCKIVVVVISGAIAGLAGALYAPIIRTIDPTSALGVEISIDAMLYTIIGGIGTLLGPLLGAGVVVYSELNLTEFLRDVLGLPGELWLVGLGIAYVFIVLFLPLGIVGSIKNRAGFIREKLGKLKPSKFEFRIRDDDYWVFALLGIMGLFVSLLIFSL; translated from the coding sequence GAAGGAGAGCAGGGCTTCTTAATTTCGGACATGTAGCACTCTTTGGTGTGGGAGCCTACTTTATGGCATTCACATTGGATGCATCAGTTCTTCCCCCTCCCCTGAATCTTATCGCAAGCATTCCCTATCCACTTACTATCCTCCTCGCAATGATGGTAGGTGCTGGTCTGGGCTTCGTCATGGGGCTGACAACCAGCCGTATGAAAGGTACCGCCTTTGCATTTATTGCTCTAGCAATCGCTATGTTCATCTACAATTTTTTTGCTGGATCCCCAGACATATCTGGTGGTGAAACGGGACTGGGCGTATCAACTCCAGCTATTCTCAGAACTGCCCCAGTTTATCTTCTCTACGTCTGTCTTGCATTCATCTTCATTGCGGGCTTCTTTGGAATGGTTGTCCTCTATGTAAAGGAAAGAGCCGAGAGCATTGGACTAGTTCTCTTAAGCCCTGTGATGATTGCCTTCACAGGTATCCTTCTTATTTTCGGAGTCAATATTCTTGGACCGATATTGGTCTTTGTTTCATTCCTCATGATGATTGTTCTTTACTGGATGGAACGAAAAGCGTCAATCGAGGATCCCCTTCAGTTTTCTGAGAAAACAAGTACACAATCTGGCGAAAACGGAACTGTAAATTCACTCACTTCTTCCATTTTGCCCATTGCTATCATGGCTACTGCCCTCATTGGTGTGTTTATCACTTTTGGGACCAACATCTTTGAAATGGTATCACTATGGATTGCGAACTCTCAGACCTTCTATTACACAATCCCTGTGCAGTACTATCTTGTACTGACCAGTGTCATGATAGTCTATATTTTCATGAAACGACTTGTTGTTTCACCATTTGGCAGAATGGTGGTTGCTGTGGCTCAGAATGAAGAGCGGGCTCAAGCTCTTGGTTACAACAGCTACTTCTGCAAGATAGTCGTTGTAGTCATAAGCGGTGCAATTGCAGGCCTTGCAGGGGCACTATATGCACCGATTATTAGAACCATTGATCCAACAAGTGCCTTAGGAGTCGAGATATCGATAGATGCAATGCTTTACACGATTATCGGAGGCATTGGCACATTACTCGGTCCTTTGCTTGGGGCTGGAGTCGTAGTATATTCAGAACTGAATCTTACCGAATTCCTGAGAGATGTGTTGGGTCTTCCAGGCGAACTCTGGTTGGTGGGATTGGGCATAGCCTACGTCTTCATTGTGTTGTTCCTTCCCCTGGGTATTGTGGGTTCTATTAAGAACAGGGCTGGTTTTATCCGAGAGAAACTAGGAAAACTGAAACCCTCCAAATTTGAATTCCGTATAAGAGATGATGATTATTGGGTATTCGCACTACTGGGTATAATGGGTTTGTTTGTGTCATTGTTGATTTTTAGTCTCTAG
- a CDS encoding acyl-CoA/acyl-ACP dehydrogenase, translating into MNFEETDEQRMFREAVRDFAERYVEPAWRDYDREHEIPRDIIKKMAEMGLWAPTVSEDYGGSNLSMTMACIAAEELARADLSIALPVMYLVEASWAFVFDRYGTHEAKSEILPRVTDGDLFFGIATTEPTGGSDLVNTTKTIIEPKDDKFVVNGEKVYISGVNESEKHGGVYWTLAKEDPKGDHKDFTAFILPLNMGDGVHPGITTTLFEDMGRMGVSTGGFNIENVEIPEHYIIGERGRGFYMAMEGFSAARVLIAATTIGSGMACLDLGIDYVKQRKQFGRPLAAFEGIQFEGVDSWMALQADRELTYKAAWMMDQHYREDNPSISKLDVAKWTAAAKYRGPHDSLDAIETAMTWHGAFGYTKECPLEAAYRGVRSYTVGAEGGSHVQKIVIARELFGPENLPYRQDKQM; encoded by the coding sequence ATGAATTTTGAAGAAACCGACGAGCAGAGGATGTTTAGGGAAGCTGTTCGTGACTTTGCGGAACGTTACGTAGAACCTGCATGGCGTGACTATGACAGAGAACACGAGATTCCCCGCGACATCATCAAGAAGATGGCCGAGATGGGACTGTGGGCTCCAACCGTTTCCGAAGACTATGGAGGCTCAAACCTGTCCATGACCATGGCCTGTATAGCTGCAGAAGAGCTGGCAAGAGCAGACCTCTCAATTGCACTTCCAGTCATGTACCTTGTCGAGGCTTCATGGGCCTTCGTTTTCGACAGGTATGGTACACACGAAGCAAAGAGCGAAATCCTCCCAAGAGTTACAGATGGTGACCTCTTCTTCGGTATCGCAACGACTGAGCCAACGGGTGGTTCCGACCTTGTTAACACCACCAAGACAATCATCGAACCCAAGGACGACAAGTTCGTAGTCAACGGTGAGAAAGTCTACATCAGTGGTGTGAATGAATCAGAGAAGCACGGCGGCGTCTACTGGACACTCGCCAAAGAAGATCCAAAAGGCGATCACAAAGATTTCACCGCGTTTATTCTGCCGCTCAACATGGGAGATGGTGTTCACCCCGGTATCACCACAACCCTCTTCGAGGACATGGGGCGAATGGGTGTCTCTACAGGCGGTTTCAATATCGAGAATGTCGAAATCCCAGAACACTACATCATCGGTGAGCGTGGACGCGGCTTCTACATGGCCATGGAAGGATTCTCCGCCGCGAGAGTACTCATCGCAGCCACGACGATTGGGAGTGGTATGGCTTGTCTCGATTTGGGCATCGACTACGTCAAGCAGCGTAAACAGTTCGGCAGACCACTCGCAGCTTTCGAAGGTATCCAGTTCGAAGGCGTCGATTCCTGGATGGCCCTACAGGCCGACAGAGAATTGACCTACAAGGCAGCATGGATGATGGACCAGCACTACCGCGAAGACAACCCCAGTATCTCCAAACTAGATGTCGCCAAGTGGACTGCTGCAGCCAAGTACCGTGGACCTCATGATAGTCTTGACGCGATAGAAACAGCCATGACTTGGCACGGTGCCTTCGGGTACACCAAGGAGTGTCCTCTCGAAGCAGCCTACCGAGGCGTGCGATCATACACGGTTGGCGCAGAAGGTGGGTCGCATGTGCAAAAAATCGTTATTGCCCGCGAGCTTTTCGGTCCTGAGAACCTGCCATACCGGCAAGACAAACAGATGTAG